A window of Drosophila santomea strain STO CAGO 1482 chromosome X, Prin_Dsan_1.1, whole genome shotgun sequence genomic DNA:
GTGGAGGAGATTCGTAAGGCCGGCGGCGAAGCGGTGGCCGACTACAATTCGGTCATCGATGGGGCAAAGGTCATTGAGACGGCCATCAATGCATTCGGACGCGTCGATATCCTGGTCAACAATGCCGGCATTCTGCGCGACAGGAGTCTGGCGAAGACCAGCGAACAGGACTGGAATCTGGTCAACGATGTGCATCTGAAGGGCAGCTTTAAGTGCACCCAGGCAGCATTCCCGTACATGAAGAAGCAAAACTATGGCCGCATCATCATGACCTCGTCCAACTCGGGCATCTATGGTAATTTCGGACAGGCCAACTACTCCGCCGCCAAGATGGGTCTCGTCGGATTGGCCAACACGGTGGCCATTGAGGGAGCCCGCAACAACGTTCTTTGCAACGTCATCGTGCCCACAGCAGCCAGTCGTATGACCGAGGGCATCCTGCCCGACATCCTCTTCAACGAGCTGAAGCCCAAGCTGATTGCTCCCGTGGTGGCCTATTTGTGCCACGAGTCTTGCGAGGATAATGGTAAGTGGGATCGGAAGTTATCTCAGAATCGGCTGTCACCTACACGGTCTTTGTACCCTACCACTTCACTAATAACAAATTCCTATCGTCTGTTGCGCATCATATGAATATGTATCAGTTTATCCCTTTAagaattatgaaaattatgcaatttttgGCCAACCACTCCTAAGGCATCTATACTATGTTCAGTAGTCCAATCCAAAAGTTTAACTTAATCTGCCTGATTAGGGAAATTCATACTGATAGCGTTTAAACTTAGCCCGTTTATCAGgaatatatgtgtgtgtatatatagagTCTATTAATTGATTTCTTCTCTTCTCCGATCCACAGGCAGCTATATCGAGAGTGCCGCCGGCTGGGCCACCAAGGTGCACACCGTTCGCGGACAGGGCTCAGTGCTGCGTCCCTCGCTGGATGATCCCGTGACCATTGAGTACGTCAAGGATGTGTGGTCCAAGGTGACCGATATGTCCAAGGCCAAGCACTTGGGCGCCATCGCAGAGGCCTCCGGCACCCTGCTTGAAGTGCTTGAGAAGCTCAAGGAAGGCGGCGGCGACGCCGTGGAGGATACATTCGAGTTCAATAGCAAGGAGCTTATCACCTACGCCCTGGGCATTGGGGCATCCATCAAGAACGACAAGGACATGCGCTTCCTGTACGAAAACGATGCCGATTTCGCCGCCATTCCGTCTTTCTTCGTTCTGCCCGGTCTTCTGCTGCAAATGTCCACCGACAAGCTGGTCAGCAAGGCTTTGCCCAGCAGCCAGGTGGACTTTACCAACATTCTGCACGGTGAACAGTACCTCGAGATCGTCGACGATCTGCCCACCAGTGGCACATTGTTGACCAGCGGCAAGGTATTCGATGTTATGGATAAGGGATCTGGCGCCGTGGTCGTCACCAACTGCGAGTCTTTCGACGAAAATGGTCGCCTGTTGGTGCGCAACCAGACCAGCACTTTCGTTGTCGGCGCTGGCAAATTCGGCGGCAAAAAGGAGCCCATCGCCGGAGTCGTTCCACTGCAGCCGACTCCCAACCGCCAGCCGGACGCATCCGTTCAGTACGCGACGAGCGAGGACCAGGCAGCGCTGTACCGCCTATCCGGCGACAAGAACCCCCTGCATATCGATCCCCAGATGGCCCTGCTGGCCGGCTTCAAGACACCCATTCTCCATGGACTCTGCACACTGGGCTTCTCGGTGCGCGCCGTGCTCGCTCAGTTTGCGGACAATAACCCTGCTTTGTTCAAGGCTGTGAAAGTTCGTTTCTCCGGACCCGTGATTCCGGGCCAGAGCTTGCGCGTGGACATGTGGAAGCAGGGCGCACGCATCAACTTCCGCACCGTGGTGGTGGAGACAGGCAAGGAGGTCATTTCCGGCGCCTACGTCGACCTAAAGAGCTCACAGGCCAAGCTGTAAACTGATCACAAAGAGACATAGTCTGCCTTAAATGCGATGCATCATCATTGATTCGGTTTGCGTCCGTTTACTTTGTACATACAAACAACCAATATGCCTAGACATATGCAATTATTAAACACCCGTGGTGGTAGAAGTATTGTTTTTCTTACACTTTTATAAAACTCccaataaaacataaaataacTGACAAAGCAATGTGGTTTTTCAATCATGGAAATAGATCTGAAGAGTTTCCAAGATAACTAAGAGTTGATAAATAATGTAAACTTTAGCTTAGCATCCCTATTATCTTTGTCCGATTCTGTGCAATGTAGCAAATTAAATCGCTTTACTTTTCTACAGATGTCAAATAAGATCTGTGCATTATTCCGATACACATTAATTTATACGCAACCATCTTATTTCGTTTCTGTAGATTTCAAAGCCAAAATTAATGTATTCTATAGGATTTAGCACAGCTAAGAAAGGGAGAGAGAATATCGCCTTCTCTTTTCAATCTACGAACACACTTTAAATCTGCAGTTGATAAGAAAACTAGAGTTTCCTTCTGACTCATGGGTGATTCAGATTATTTATATCGAGTCTTGGCTCACCTGACGGTGGTATCATTGCTCCCGGACACCACATATTCTCCGGATGGGTTAAAGTCCAGAGTGCGAACACTCTTCATGTGGCCATTCAAGGTGGAGTAGATTTTCTGTGAATTCAGATCCCATCTTCGGATTATGCCGATGTCGTCGGCGGAGTAGACAAAGTTATCCTTATATGCAAAACGCACACAATCGATGGAGCGATTGTGGCCCGTCAGAGACTGAAAGGAAAGGGTCACAGATTAGTTATGTAGAAGATAGTAAGTTATTAGCAGGTTGAACTTACCATAAAACACTCATTCTGGCCAATTGCCCAAAGGTTCACATTGCGATCCTCTCCTCCGGTGACCAGCACTCGTCCAGTTTCGCCAAGATCCAGGCTCGTGACCCTGCTATCGTGTGCCTTAATATCATCTGCAATGGATAAGCGTAGAGGTTAGATCATTTTGCCCAGTTTTCATAATATAATATGATATGATGATATTCACGTTAAACTACAACTGTAAAggattcaataaataaatttataaatatattctaaataTCTTGTACGTTATCGACATTTATGAATGGCAACGATTACTAACaatttgaaaaacaaacaaaatagaTAACGTTAATCTATGCTCATAcatacttatgtatgtatttatatgtaaaCGTACGCACTTcaaagaaattgaaaacatattCCCTGATTAAAACCTTTCTGAACTTTTACAGTTTCTAAGATTGAATATATTAGGTTTTCTACAGGATGTATTATTTGAAGCGTTGCAAAAAgtataacaattattttaaagtttcaagAAGCcgtaaaatgtttaattgatattgatattgcGTTTTAATGTGGGATATTAAATTTCCTTAAAACGAACCACTCGCCTGCAGCTGCactttatttacttatttacatACAGATATTTGTACATATGGGGATTTTCCTATTGGATACTTGCATTGTTTATGAGAACGCGTGGTAATGTTTTAAAAGTGGCAGAAGTTGCATGCAACAAACAATAGAATTTACGATAGTATTTCaaacaagcacacacacacacacatacacgcgcCGTCTTATTTGTACGTGCGTGTGCGTGTCGTTTGTGGGAATATACAACGGTACTTTCGAACATTCGGTTTACTTACAGATCTTCGATATCAGTTTTCTGGGCAGCGCCATAATCAATCAAATTGTTGTTATATAAATACGCTGGCAGCTGCTAAATTCGGCCCGAGTGCCAGgtttttgaataattattatcTTTTTGTAGCAGGTGTGAACCAAAGTCTCTGTGATCAGCTGTCTGGGCTCCCGTCTTTTTTGGGCAAACAGAAATCCACTTATTTACGAAACGAACAACAAAACGCACTGAAACAAAATCACACGGTGTGTAAAACCTCTACGAGCCGATATCACCGCGATCGCATTGTATTAAAACTTATAGTCTAACTGTTTAATCGGGCGATTCTGattgacaaaaacaaatgcacaTCACATTGTAATTACAGCGACGACGAGGGCTGCAGCAAACTATCGATGAACGCCGATTACCAGGGCCGCAAGTGCGAGTGCATTTTGTGCATTCAATGCGatagtttttttaataattactaACCGACAATTGAACTATATTTGGCATATAAGAGAACAACAATAACTTTGAGAACTTGAACCTGTAAAACAACTTAGAAAcgtattatattaaaattgaaattatgattgaaataaaaactattaaattgTTACCAAACGATAGTAACGATATGGCTTTCACACCGAAATGGTATTATTTTGGTAGTTTTCATCGCACCACTGCTGCGGTCACACTGCGGCATTTACTCAAAAAAGCATCATC
This region includes:
- the LOC120457089 gene encoding peroxisomal multifunctional enzyme type 2 codes for the protein MSSSDGKLRYDGRVAVVTGAGAGLGREYALLFAERGAKVVVNDLGGTHSGEGASQRAADIVVEEIRKAGGEAVADYNSVIDGAKVIETAINAFGRVDILVNNAGILRDRSLAKTSEQDWNLVNDVHLKGSFKCTQAAFPYMKKQNYGRIIMTSSNSGIYGNFGQANYSAAKMGLVGLANTVAIEGARNNVLCNVIVPTAASRMTEGILPDILFNELKPKLIAPVVAYLCHESCEDNGSYIESAAGWATKVHTVRGQGSVLRPSLDDPVTIEYVKDVWSKVTDMSKAKHLGAIAEASGTLLEVLEKLKEGGGDAVEDTFEFNSKELITYALGIGASIKNDKDMRFLYENDADFAAIPSFFVLPGLLLQMSTDKLVSKALPSSQVDFTNILHGEQYLEIVDDLPTSGTLLTSGKVFDVMDKGSGAVVVTNCESFDENGRLLVRNQTSTFVVGAGKFGGKKEPIAGVVPLQPTPNRQPDASVQYATSEDQAALYRLSGDKNPLHIDPQMALLAGFKTPILHGLCTLGFSVRAVLAQFADNNPALFKAVKVRFSGPVIPGQSLRVDMWKQGARINFRTVVVETGKEVISGAYVDLKSSQAKL